The Suricata suricatta isolate VVHF042 chromosome 3, meerkat_22Aug2017_6uvM2_HiC, whole genome shotgun sequence genome contains the following window.
CTGAAAATCCTGGGTGCCTCCTCAGGGCCCTCAGGAAAGGTACCCCAAACTACAGCGTCCCCACCACTGCCCGGTCCACACGCAGGGTGGAGATGGAGTTGGACTGTCAAATCCAGGTGGAGGGAGCCAGCTCGGGCAGGGCCAGGCGGGACGTCTCCTGGGGCCCTGCCAGAACGCCTGGACGCCATCCATCCTCACgacatggggcagagagagcaggaggggtgACAACAGGTGAGCCCTTCACAAGTGTTCTGTGGGGAGCCAGTCAGAGGGACAcggggggctcctgggaggaACCGAGGGCAGTCTCCAGCAGGAGGCCCCCTTTATGGCTTTTCAGTTAATTCAAACAGTGGGAGGAAGGggcacaccacacacatacacgggACACGGAAGCGACCGGGACACCAGACACCAGGCTGGACACAGTGCACGGGACACTGAGGGTCGGCTCTGAAGACAGATGTGCAGTAGGCAGTGGGGACGGACAGACCTTCAGGGCGCCAGTGGTGCGCCCATGTCCCTGAAGGCAGGGCTGGTCACAGAGCCAGAAACCGACTCCGCCAGCCGATGGCTCCCACTGGGGGGTTCCCGAGGGGGTAAGACCAGGTGGGGCTTGGGGACAAAGACTTTACATGACAGAAAATCGAAGGGGCAGCCTCAAGGAGTCGTGTAAAGTGGGTCTGaggtcaggggctgggggcactCTTAGCACGGCCATGCGGCTATTTACAGAAAGAGACATGCATGTTGAGTAAACGAGGCTTGGTTCATATGTTTATAGATCGCTATCATCTTTTATAGGTAACTAAATGCATGTGGAGGGGGTCAGATGAGGCTCGAATGGCTTCAGAAGGGTCTCTTGttgtcacttaaaaaataaagtatattcgTGTGTCTTCAAGTCACAGTGTCCCCTTCTCCATACTGCAGCTCGGAAAGCAGTAAGATCCTTGGTGACCAGTCTCTGGCCCTCTGGGACTGAGGGTGGAAAAGGGGAGAAGTGGTCATAGAATAGGGGCGCCAGTAAAACACAGGCTGGCCAGTTACACTTGAACCTCGGATAAACAACAGATCACTCTGGGTATAGATGTCTCAAATTCTGCCAAGGACATACTtagactttaaaattatttattgtttacccgaaattcaaatttaactgccTTATCTTGGATTTTTATTTACCAAATCTGACAACCATGTCATAGGGCTCTGGGCCACCAAGACCAGGCCTTGGGACTCTTCCCTGCCTGCCACCACCCAGGGCTCTGAGACAGGGCCCCCTATCAGCctgaggtgggaagggggaagCTGGAAGGAAGGGCAGGTCCTGGCTCCATCTCTTCCTACCTTTAAGGGGAGGGACACCAAAGGACAGCCTCTCTCTTATGTGGTTGAGTGAGACCAAGCGTTAGCCTACATGAAAGGAACATGGACTCTCTCACTTCCGACCCCAGGGGaggtttcttaacctctctgcgcACCCACCACCACCCTACTGCGTGGAGGTGGGTTTATCAGGGAGCTGGTTTGCCCACAGGAGGGACTGAAGcaacccctctctgccctctcgcTGAAGCCCTGGGCCAGCAAAGTCATCCCAAACTGATTCTGCAGAAACACAGCTCTGTATGGCTGCCTGGGGAGAAAAAACAGATCAGAATCTGAGACTCTGCTCTAATCCCTGGTGTCCCACCCCCCAGCTGAGGGACCCCTGCAAAGTCACTTCTCGTTCATGCCAAGCATCTGCTGGCTCACTAGGGCTGCCCGAGGGTTCTCTACCCAGCACCCCCCAGGCCTCAGCTTCCACTGAGCCTAGGGCTCTGGCAGAGTTGGTTTCCCTTCAGGAATGATTATTCAAGAGAAAGATGACCGAGTTTTCTGGCCACACCCCATTTCTGGGTGGGATTGGGTTTGGGTCTTTATGATCTCAAtccctttgaaaaaaaatctctcctacATTATGTTCCTGTCTGGAGTAGACTTTAGGAGTGACAACTCATAGCCACAGAGGCCTCCAGACCCCCTCACTAGTCAAACCCTAGCTCTACCCTAATtagggcccccaccccacctaaTATTCCCCGAAATAAACCTACAAGGCAGTGAGGGTTCCAAATGATGCTCCACAGAGTGACATCAGTTCTCAGGTGTAGAAAACTCACAACTGTCAGTTTACCTGCCTAGTTCATGGACTTGGATAGATGGCTTCACTAGGATAGCTCATTTGGGCCAAGCACCCATCCCAGGACCAGCCAGAAGCCAGGTGGGTGGCAGGGGCCCACACACAGGTCTCTCCCTGGCCAACACTCAGCTTCTCAgcaccctgtccccacccctcaaGGCTGCTCACTAGAGGTGGGCCCAGAATAACAAAACCCAGCCCCTGTCTCTCGGCACATGGACACCCAAACCCCCAGGACTGCCCACcgtttcttttcctccccatcaGGAGAGTGGCACATCTTGGGTTCTGAAGGGTTGAATGAGGTTCATGGGCACAGAAGGATCTCAGGTGGTAGGAAGGAAGCACATTGGGAAAGGGCAAAGGAATGAAGGTAAGGAAAACGAGATGGCCAGTCCTCTGAGCAAGGTGTGTGGGATATGGTGGGGAGAGAGACCCTGAGAAAGCACCAAAATCCCACAGCTCTGGAGATGGGAGAAGAGCCCGGTGACTCCTGATGCCCATGCCAGGATACCCACTCTGCAGTTGGCTGGGTTCTGAAGACACCCCATTTTCCTACAACTCTCTACCATGACCACAACTCTGATCCCAAGGACCAAAGCTCATAGTCCTCATCAGAGTCCTACCTTCTCGTCATTAACTACACACCCACACTCACAGAGGGCCCAGTAAAATACGACCTCCCGTGTGTTAAGGGCCACTAGCAAGAAGGAGAAGGGTCTCTGAGAGATGGGCAAGGTTCAACCCTGCTTCCCTGTCTGTTTCTGGCAGAGGTGTGCCCTCATTCCTTACTCTAACCAAAAAACATGGCACAGCAGAAACAAAAcgaacatttcctttcttttaataaaataaaaagatactctGTACCTTCTTCATGCTGGATCCTCAAACCCTGAGTCTCTCTAACACTGTCCATCTGTCTCAAGTACCTACAGGAAACTGAGGTGGCCCAGATGGGACAGGACAGGAAGTGCTGCCATTTTTGCTGGGAAGAGAGAGATCCCCAAGTTTTGGGGAAGCTATGAGTATTCTGTGGTGAAGAAATGGCAAGGGCCTGAGAgcatggaaggaagagagaggctgaaggaagggagggaaggatgggaggaaggggTGAAAGGAAGTGGTGCTGGCCTTGGGCCATGTGGGACCTGACTCTCTTGCCCAGGCTGAAGGTTTGGAAGGAGGCTCAGTGCAAACTTGGCTAACATATATATGGCTTTTTATCAATGCTGGGGACAAAAGGTGAAGAGGGAATGGGACACAACTGAGTGTGGGGTAGAAACCCTGGCAGGTGTCCTCCACCACCCATTCGGAATGGATGTCCTGCTTCTTGGCATTCATAGAGAGAAGCCGCCCTAAGGAGTAGTAGGATGGGGCCTCCCCACAGGTCTCCCTGGGCCACGCCAGCTACCCATGAGCTGTCTGGCATGGAAGGCAGAGGAGTGGGAGCTGGGGGGCATGGATCCCAGCACCCCCACCTATCTCATCCAGAAAATCTATGCCAATCTCTCCACCATCCTCCCCCGTCTTACCTGGACCTCAGGGGGACAAGAATTTAAACCTTCCTTTTAGAGTTCTCTGGCTCTGTACAGAAAACCGTCTTCAGATAGTGTTGCTGCACTTAGattcaaagagaaaacagaagcaaaagcaTGATGGGGAATAAAGGCCAATGAACCGCATAGCTTATATTCTGGAAAGGGAGAAAGCATCTGTGTTTCTCACTGGAAGGGGGTGAAGAAGACCCAGGAGGTTCATTTGGTCTTTCTAGGTTAATGGGTCTTGTTTCTTCATAGTGTGATGTTAACTGTCAACAGCAGTGAGGTCCCAGGACTGATGGTCCCTGTTAGAATCTGACCAATCTAGTGAATAGTTCATGTCCACGCATGTCCCAGAAACCACACTTGTGGGGAAACCATGCCTGACAGGAGGAAGTCTTTGATGGCCTCAGGGGTTTGGTCCTAGTTCTGGACAAATCCAGTCTCCACATCTTGCCTCCCAAACAGCCACCCACAATGAGTATGGGAGCTGCCAGCATCTGACCAGGACTCTGAGCCCTCTCCACAAGCTGATGTAAGGTCTCCCACTTAGACAGTGGATGTCTCTTCAGTTCAGGGTCCCTGAAGAGCCTTCTCTTCCCACACAACTTCACTGTCCATGGCTCATTCCAGGAATGCAGAGAGatgcccaaacacacacacacacacacacacacacacacacacacacacacacacgcgcgcgcgcatcATAGGCCACTGTGTTGCCTTCCCTGTCAGGAAACAGGATGTGCCGCCATTTTGTTGGTCCAGAACACTCAAAAAACAGGAAGTGCTGTGACTTCTGCCGAAAGAGGGCCTCGCTCAGGGGAGGCGGTAAGTGAAGCTTTGAAAGAGCAAGAGGGAAACGTGACAGGGCATGCAGCAAGGACAGCTCCTGGGACGATGAAAAGAGCCAGGCTTCTCTTTCACCTGTTAGGGGACTCTCCTCACACGGCCATCAGAGGGAAGTTGGtctttaaaaagagatgaaggaaaaacaaGGACACAACcacaaacaaatgagaaagaaaacctcTAAGGTCGCATAACTGAGGTATTGGTAGCTCTGGATCTTGTCAGTGTCTGTGACACGGGGTCCCGGCCGCTGCTGCCTACTTGTTCTTGCCCAGGAGTGCATCCACCTCTTCCTCGGGCTTGAGCGAGTGCCACTGGGCGATGGGCCTCCGGGGGTTGGCCAGCATGTCAGACCAGTGCCGCAGCTCCGTGCCCGTGGCATTGCTGCCCACGAAGATCTTCCCGATGGCTTCGTTCTTGCCCAGCTTATCGTAGTCCAGCACGGTGACCACTACCTGGACTTTCTGCGGGGAGACAAAGGAGGGCGGAGTCGGCGGGTGGAAACGCCAGGACCAaaccccccctcctcctccgTCCTCTACTCCAAACGCTCCGCAAGGAGGTGCCTCCCAGAGCCGCCGGATTCCAGCTATGAACGTAACTTCCGAGACTGAACTCAAATGGAGGCAAAGGCTGCCCTCTTTGGAAGAGCCTTTCCAACGTTCGGCACTTACTGAGCACGGACTGCGCTCCAGCCAGGGTTGGGTGCCTGGAAGTGCAGGGCGGTGAGGACGAGGGAAGGGGTGTACTTCACCTTAACCAAAGCTGCGGACACATACTCAGAAGTTCACAACGCAAAGGGATGGAGGTTATGCTAGAGAGGTAAGCACAAGGTACTATGGGAACTCAGACGAGGTGACAGTCGTCCTCGGGtcaatcagggaaggcttcacagaggaggtgacataGAAACTGGGAGGTGAGGGCTGAGGCCTTCtctaggcagagaaagaagaggattCCAGGAAGGAAGAGTAGCCTGGGTGGCAGCAGAGAAACACAAGTGTGCACTTGGTATCTTGGAAACAGAAGAAGTTCAGAATCACTGAGGTAGTGTGAGAAGCAACAAGGCAGGAAATGGGGTCAGCAGGGGGCGCCGTGCAGGATGGGGTCAGCTAAGGAGTGTGTATTTTGCTCTTCAGGCAAGCAGCAGGGAGCTCCCGAGGACTTCTGGGAGGAGTGGCATGGATATTTCAGGAAGAGACCCCTGATGTTGAGGGGGGAGATTCACTGGAGGCAGTCGGGGACTGAAGGACTAGGGACCGaagggggaggctgggtgggtgggtagtGAATGCCTGAaccaaggtggggtggggggaatggaaGCAGGGGCCAGGCTGGAGAGGCACTGAGGGGAGAGAATCAAGAGGACTTGGTGGTCAGTGGGACCGGCCGAGTGACGATCAGGACCTTTCTTCATCCTGCCCCCCAGCCAACTCAGGCTACTCGTGTTCGTCCTTTAGGACCAAGTTTGTTACGGGAAGCCCCACCTTTCCTCCGCGTTTACACACATTGAAGCCCTCATCTCCCTGGGCTTCAGCggcctgtccccaccctccctcccgaCTGTGAGGTCCTTTAGAGCAAAGGCTGTGTCTTCTACACATTTGTTTCTCCAAGACCTAGCAAATTCCTAGGAAGGTCCTTAGGGAATGCCCAGCAAAGAATGTTGgataaatgagaaaggaaaaagggcaGGGGGTCTAAAATGATGCCCAGGTTTCTCACTTGAAAAGAGAATGCAGACAAAGCAGGTTTGGGGTGTGGGAGGGGTATGGGGAAAGGCTAAGGGCAAGATCATTCGCTTAGAAAAGCCATTATATTGGCTTTTGGCACGTCGAATTTGAAACCCCTGGCCAGTACACTTCACGTCTAAAGTTTCCCACAAGGACTTCTCTTGGTCTAACACTATGGCTGAGATTCTCTTGGCACTTTTGCCTCCCAGTCCTGGGGGCagcgggggagggaggcagggagggagaggaagggaggagggagcagctCGTTCCAAAGAGGGAGGGACCAAAACTCCAAGAGGATCCAGCACTCTGTAAGCCCCTGACTCTCAGCCCAGCTGGCTCGGTGGGTGTCCGGTGCTGCCACATTCAGATCTCACTCGTGCCCACTCGTGCCCACTCATGGCTAAAATCAGACCTCACCTCCAACATTTACAGAGCCTGCTggtaggaggaaagaaggagagagtagagaagagaaggaccgaaggaaagaggagagaagaagggggcAAGGGCGTAGCTGGGAGCAGACCCAGGGAGCAGCAGAaatgggggcggggctggccgaGGCGGAAGTGGCTGCACCAGGGGgagcaagaagaggaagaggaggagctaTGCCGCTACCTCCCGGCAGCTTTGGTCTCACAGGCCCAGTGAACACCCATTTACCTCACAGTTCTAAAGGAATGATGGGTAGGGTTGTTTTGAGTGGTTCACAGTCATATCCTCAGAAAAGGAGGGAGTCCTGGGAGGGAGGACCCAGAACGGCACCATGAGAGCCAGAGCCCTTCCCACCGAGCGAGCAAGGTGGCTCGAGGTCTTTGGGGGAGTTCCCTCAAGTCCCCACTGCTGTGCCCCCGTGCCCGAAAACCCGAGCACCTGAATCTGCTCGAAGGGGATCTCAAAGCTGAAGGACTCGTTGAAGTAGGGGTTCAGGGTCTTCTTCTTCACCGTGGTCTTCTTCTTCTTGAGCCTCTTGCCATTCTGCATCAGGTGGATCTTCACGTAGGGGTCTGTGCAGGGAGAATCCCGACCCCAGAGAGGCACCCTTAGCGCCCCATCCTCCCACAGAACGTACCTGCCTGCCCAGAGCACCCACCCCACCAAGGCCAGGCACCCAGCAAGCCCTAAGGCGTAGGGCGCTAAGTCTAAAAGCAGTAGAGTAAGCGTCCAGTTCAGGGGTGACAAAAAGGTTTCACTTCAAGGACCACCGCAGGCTGGTTGGTTGTGGCCTGGTGTGACGCCTGGAGCATTATATTGGGCACATTCCTGAAACTAAGTAAGGCCTTGTCTTTAAGGAGTGAGGCGGTGGTCACTTGATGATATCTGTCCGAAGCCGGGGACAGAGAAATGCTGAAGGCACCACACACATCTGCCATCTCCGATTCAACGCAATCCTCCTGACCTCACAGATGAGAAACCGAGGCCCACAGAACAGGACTGAGGGGCCCCCAGTCACGCAGCAGAtcggtggcagagctggggctggtgGCCAGACTGACCAGTTGAAACCCACACTCAGGCCTGAGTCTCGGGAAAGTGTGTGCTCTGCTATCCCACCAGAACCCTGTGCTGTGGGCTGGCCCCACTGCGTGTGCTCCACACCTCCCAAGTCCCCTTCCAAGGTAGGGCCCACAGAGCCCCTCCTGGAGAAGTGTCCCAGGCTGCGGGACGTGACACGGAGGCAAGCTTTCCTACACAATTTCTCTCATCCTTTCCTCCATGGCCCGTACTGCCCAGAGCTGAGTGGGGGTAGGGGACCcgtggagaaaggagggaaagccGGACGTCTCCGACTCCACAGTCCTGCGCTCAGACCCACAGCTGCTTAGAGATATTCTGCGTATCCCAGGGTGGGTGAGTGCTCTTACAACGGATATGAACAGAGGACTCAGGCCAGTGACCGGCTCGCTGGTGCCACCTAATGGCAGCCAGAAGTTCTGCAGGTACCTGAAAGGCCACCTACGTCCATCTTCTTCAGGTTCTTGGCCTCCAGGATACAGACAGTGAGTTTCCCAGCCGTGGGCACATAGCGCAGAGAGGTACAGATGTCACCCAGCTTCTCTGGCTGTCAGGGGAGAAGAGCAGGACCCAGGTCATCTTAGCCATCCCACTGCCTCTAGCACGGCGGACCTCCAACTTGTCAAGACTAGCAAGGCAGTGGTGTATCTCCAGCCCTCTCAGTGCCCAGTCCCCAGATCTGTCATGTTTAAGAAGGCCTCAGGGCCTCCTGCTGCAGTTCAACAAAACCCAGGAGTCATGGCTGTAGGAGTGAGGGGAACAGAGCACAGGCTGCGGGCAGGTGTGAGTGAGTGATGTCTGTGTGGATCTGGACAGATACGGGGGTATGGTTGCGCTTCCACCCCAGGCCTAGGGGAGGTGGAAAGGGGGCTGGGGTGTGGGTATGGTACCCAAGGGTTCATTTCCAAGGACACTGGGAAACTGAGTATCTCGGATGCCTTCCTCCCGGATTCCTCCCATGCTTGAGATAGCTCCCTGTCAACCATTCCACTTGCAGAGTGATCTGTGGTCTTCAAAGCACTGTGTGTCCCTTTTCTTATATTACTGTCACTGCAACACCTTCATGTAGATAAGCCAAGGGTTCTTTGTGACCAGTGAGAGTCCCACAAAGTCCCACAACAATTTAGTACTAGGGGCAGGATGAAACCTGTTGGACTCCTGGTTTCTAAGAGCGCTGCCAACATCATGCCAGAGCCAAGCTTCTCAGAGAGCAAGTCACTCAGGCCAATAGCCCAGCTCGGGTGTACCAGCCCTGCCTCACACAGCGTGAGCCCCAAGGTAAGGAAGAGCGTCTTCAGTgtctcttcctgccccctccattaccacctgGTACTGCACCGGGCACAGATCAGGGGCTTGGCCAAGACACATGACTGATGCTTGGGAGGAGCAGCAGCTAAAATGGAAtatttggcacacagtaggtgctcaataagtgttgGGAAAGTGCTTGAATCTGTGGCAGTTGTTAGGAAGACAAGCCCCCATGCTGagaatcttttcaaagaaatgtggGCTTTCCTtgtgggtaaactgaggcacaaagtCATAAATCAGTGGTTCTAAGTGACAGCAGAAACaggagtaaaaataataatgatgttcTCCTTTACTTGAACACCTACTGGATGACAGATGCCTACTGGGTGCCAGGTGCATTATAGAGATAAGtaattctcatctgtaaaaacacTACGGGAGACAACCCAGGTCTAAAGAGATTAAGCGacatgcccagggtcacacaggtgGGAGTGTGGAGCTAGTGCCCTAACCCAGCTCACCTAACCCTTAAGCCTACCCTCTCCCTGTCATGCCAATAGGTGGCAGCCCAGGTGGGCAGCCACATTCATCTTCTACCTTGTCTCTGCTCtcacctcttccttctccccgCCCTGCAGGTCTCTCCACTCCTCAATGGGCTGGCCAAGGTCCACGGTGTTCATAGGCACCTTCACCTCACCAATGATGTCATGTTTGGAGAAGCGGTCAAAGTCATAGATGGCCATCACCAGAGTTTTGCCTCCTAGCTCCTGGTACGGTACCTGAAGGGCACAAGCAGGATTCAGAGAGGGTTCAAAGCCAACTCATGCACCTCCAAGGGCTGCTGTGGGCAGGTCCCTTGGTCAGAGCTCAgttccctctcccctgcaggaCTCCTGGTGAGtctgtagagacagagagaagacctCAGGCTCTGGGGGAGcaggagggtgtgtgtgtctAGTCCTACAGGAGGCTGAGCAGTGACCTCACACATAAGCCCACAGTCCAGCCCGCCATCGTTCCAGCTGAGCCCATTCTGGGGCCTTAGCCACCACTAGTAACCAAGGAAAGGTCTGCAGAACTCCAACAGAATTCGGATCAGGGAGGGAACTGGCATTATTCTTCCAGCCGGCATCACCTTGAAGGTGAAAGTTTCATTGAAGGCAGGGTTCAATGTCTTCCGATGGACTTTGGtctcatatttcttctttttgtctggAAGAAGGAAGACTTTGACATAAGGGTCTGAGGTTCCTCCCATGTCCAGGGCAGGCAATTCAGCAGCCTGCAGAACACCGACGGTAagctgtggagagagagagcgagggagggccCTGAGTCTCAGGACTGTTCCAACGCCAGCCCTGGCTCCAGACCCAGCACCCACCAGCCCTTCCCCAGAGGTGGGTGGCTGGGGAGGTGGGAATAGGCTGGTGCTTGAGAGCAAGACTGGTCTCCGTCTCCACCCCCCGGCATTTGGATGACATCAGGAGAAGCAGAAATTGAGAGGGCAACTGATGTGTCCAAGGTTGGTGGACAGGTTTACAGCAGAGCCACTCTGGGCCAGGGAACCTTCTCTAGAGCAGGCTGGTGGCCAAGGCAGACTCAATGTTCAGGGATACATGTCTGGGGTTTCCAGCCCACCCCACTCCACGGAAAGGAGCAATGCCTATAAGCTGGGATGGGGATGAGGGGTGTGGATCTGTTTCTATCTCCCTCCCACCCAAGTTCCAgccccctgccccatcccccactttGCCCCCAAGCCCAGCTCTCACACCTGGTTGGCCTGGAAATCATAGTCCAGGGAAAACTGCAGTTTTCCCAgattctctggctctttctcctcctctccttcaccTTCTCCCTCAGTAAGGCCTGTCTCTGCATCGTCATCGTCCTGTGGAGGCTGGAAGAAAGGAGGGGTGAGTTAAGAGCACGGAGCTTCCTGGCCTGGTGCTGGGGTATCAGGAAGCCAGCCTGTCTGTGCAGACCCTGACccagagctgggtgtggggcaCCAGGAATGAATGTGGCACTGTCCAGGGGGCTTGATTCTGCCCCTCAAAGCCCCCAGATGGCCCCTCAGCACCCAAGACAGTGTCTGGAAGACCCAGTTCTGGTTTTGGTGCTTCTGTCCCTGCAAGACACAGCGCTAGGATGCCAGGAGCTGCACCAATGCTCTAGAGCTTgttgaagtgggggaggggtacttCCCTTATTAGCTCCTCCCCAAAACTTCCCCACTCACACCCCTCCTATCCTAGGCAAGACTTACCAGAAGTGCAGTCCAGGCATTCAGGAGCACGGTGAGTCCACAAaggtaagaagagaaaaagaaagtgatataAGAGAACATTCTACAGCTCAGACCAGCCCCTGAAGTCACAGCCACCTGATGAGACCAAGTCGGGCTACACCTAGATAGTTCTTGGAGATCCCCCCCCTCCCTAACTTTGCACTGCAGGCTTCtttcaggcacacacacacacacacacgcttgcaCATGTGCAGACACAAGCACTCAAAGGCCATTTTAATCTCTGGCTGATTTATTCAGATCAGgcccttccttccattctccaTATTGATTTCTTGAGCAAGAGACTTCTAGTCACTTTCAGAACCAATGTGGGcaaaagagaaacacacaggggCCTTTGTAAACTTAAAAGGAAACACTTGGGTTTATCAAAGGACCTGTCCAGGCCAACTAACCCCCACAAAATAGGGGTAAATAAACCAAATTATTATGTGACTGGAGATGGATTCGACTTGGCGCCTATCTTGGTCCCTCAGGACCATTCTTTTACTTCATCCAaatccccacccaccccacccaagTAGGTGCCTCCAGTGGGATTTTGACCTCTAGTCTCTTCTGGCAGGAAAACACAAGGTCACTCCAATGGTGGCTTTCTGGCGGTTTGGGGGTCTCTCTTTCCAACAACATTTTGTCCCAATAGCCTCTTTGGGTGTCAATATattattctcttcctctgtcttttcaaGGATGCGTCCATGATCACACATGAATAAGTCCCCCCTTCCCACCATGGGATAAGTAGACAACATTTTACTAGAGATGGAGCCAATAGGAAAGGCCATGTGGAGTTCTAAGAAGGGGAGCTGGTTGGGGTTTATGAACCAGAAGTCTTTGCTTCACCTTCCAGCACCTGGAATGctctcagccccgcccccactgtCTTGTCCTACCTGACCCCCTTTCATGTCTTTCATATTCATGGCATTCTTCATGCCCTTGCCCTtctccttcttgttcttcttcttcttacagCAGCACTTCTTGCAGATACAGAagcagcaggtgaggagcagGAGGCCAGCAACCACAGCAATAGCGATCAGTGCCCAGGGTGGTACTGCCCACAGAGAGGACCCCAGAAGTCAGCAGTGCTCTGCCTTATAGCCCCAGACCCCAAAGCATCAGCAAAAAATGGGGAGAGTCTATGAAATCTAATGCCCACACTCCATATTTTTTAACCACATACTCATGAGTGATGTACATGCAAGTTGCCTATACTTTGCATGCCTTTTCATTAATACTTGCTCTTTTCTGAGCCTACTGTCCTTATGGATACAGACTGCTAACTGATAGCAGTAAGTATATAACAAGGAAGAACATCAGTTTGTCTCTTGAATTTTGACTCATTTGATCTACGGAAAACTGGCTTATCCCCTGGAAAGAATGGGATGGTCCTTATCTGACTC
Protein-coding sequences here:
- the SYT2 gene encoding synaptotagmin-2, with product MRNIFKRNQEPIVAPATTTATISTGLLENSTESGGAGESKEDMFAKLKEKFFNEIQKIPLPPWALIAIAVVAGLLLLTCCFCICKKCCCKKKKNKKEKGKGMKNAMNMKDMKGGQDDDDAETGLTEGEGEGEEEKEPENLGKLQFSLDYDFQANQLTVGVLQAAELPALDMGGTSDPYVKVFLLPDKKKKYETKVHRKTLNPAFNETFTFKVPYQELGGKTLVMAIYDFDRFSKHDIIGEVKVPMNTVDLGQPIEEWRDLQGGEKEEPEKLGDICTSLRYVPTAGKLTVCILEAKNLKKMDVGGLSDPYVKIHLMQNGKRLKKKKTTVKKKTLNPYFNESFSFEIPFEQIQKVQVVVTVLDYDKLGKNEAIGKIFVGSNATGTELRHWSDMLANPRRPIAQWHSLKPEEEVDALLGKNK